The Coffea arabica cultivar ET-39 chromosome 8e, Coffea Arabica ET-39 HiFi, whole genome shotgun sequence genome window below encodes:
- the LOC140012698 gene encoding uncharacterized protein gives MSQEHEITIAQLSLKMDNMWKEMQRRFDQRLETIHEQIDQLSSSRASSRKSRGKSTLGESSDSNADSEHEAYEQRRPKRNPRANGDAIKGIKMQIPPFQGKSDPDTYLEWESRVELVFGCNDYTDAQKLRLAVVEFTDYAIVWWEQVVTSRRRCGDPPITTWTELKRLMKKRFVPSHYHRDLYQKLQTLTQGQRSVEDYYKDMEISMLRADIQEDREATMARFLNGLRVEIADQLELQYYVEIEDMVEKAIKIEQRLKRRGTTRNYNSHPQPFTRPFQPRREERGSNTWTTPKPKQDQGSSSRPPFTKTDSKVVSKPTIETSKPRNRDTKCWRCQGVGHIASQCPNPRTMLVLPNGDIVTDDEEEDYKDMPPLVEEEDEIEEVPTQDKVGLVARRALATQASKDELQRDNIFYTRCHVTNKVCSLVIDPGSCTNVASALMVEKLSLPTSEHPRPYKLQWLNNSGEEYQDVFPEDIPTGLPPLRGIEHQIDFIPGSSLPNKAPYRTNPEETKEQQRQVEELLSKGWIQESLSPCAVPVLLVPKKDGGWRMCTDCRAINAITVKYRHPIPRIGAVLLQEGRPVAYFSEKLNGAALNYSTYDKELMALVRALQTWQHYLRPREFVLHTDHESLKHIKSQDKLSKRHARWITFIDSFTFVIKYKAGKTNVVADALSRRHTLIITLDAKLLGFEFLKEFYATDSDFGEIFNSLPRHSREHYFIFQGFLYYKDKLCIPRSSMRTLLVREAHGGGLMGHFGIAKTLMILQEHFFWPRMRSDVERHIERCVTCHQAKSKVHPYGLYTPLPIPHAPWVDLSMDFVLGLPRTRKGHDSIYVVVDRFSKMAHFIPCLKTDDAKHVADLFFREIVRLHGMPRTIVSDRDAKFLSYFWKTLWCKLGTKLLFSTSSHPQTDGQTEVVNRTLSTLLRAIIKKNIKSWEDCLPHVEFAYNRTVHSATHYSPFEIVYGFNPLTPLDLTPLPVHERVNLDGKNKAAYVRELHTKVRANIEKRTLQYIQSANKGRRQMVFEPGDWVWIHMRKERFPVKRRSKLLPRGDGPFQVLERINDNAYKLELPGEYGTMSLI, from the exons ATGTCTCAGGAACATGAAATTACCATTGCTCAGTTATCACTTAAAATGGATAATATGTGGAAGGAAATGCAGAGGAGATTTGACCAAAGGTTGGAAACAATCCATGAGCAAATTGATCAACTAAGTTCGTCTAGGGCTTCTTCTAGGAAATCTAGGGGAAAATCCACCCTGGGGGAATCTAGTGACTCCAATGCTGATTCGGAACATGAGGCATACGAGCAAAGAAGACCAAAGCGAAACCCAAGAGCAAACGGTGATGCCATCAAGGGGATTAAGATGCAGATTCCtcctttccaaggcaaatctgatcCGGATACGTACCTTGAATGGGAGAGTCGAGTGGAGCTAGTATTCGGTTGTAATGACTACACCGATGCACAAAAGTTGAGACTTGCCGTAGTAGAATTCACCGACTATGCCATAGTTTGGTGGGAACAAGTGGTTACAAGCAGGAGAAGGTGTGGAGACCCACCTATAACCACTTGGACTGAGCTCAAGAGACTGATGAAGAAGCGATTTGTACCAAGTCACTACCATAGAGACTTGTACCAAAAACTTCAAACCTTGACACAAGGTCAACGCTCAGttgaggactactacaaggacATGGAAATCTCCATGTTAAGAGCtgatattcaagaagatagagAGGCTACAATGGCAAGATTTCTCAATGGTCTGAGGGTTGAAATAGCCGATCAACTGGAGCTTCAATACTATGTGGAGATTGAAGATATGGTGGAGAAGGCTATCAAGattgagcaaaggctcaagaggaggggtacaacCAGAAATTATAACTCTCATCCTCAACCATTTACTCGACCATTCCAGCCTAGAAGGGAAGAGAGAGGTTCGAATACTTGGACCACTCCAAAGCCGAAGCAAGATCAAGGGTCAAGCTCGCGGCCACCTTTTACTAAAACCGACTCCAAGGTTGTTTCAAAACCAACAATTGAAACTTCAAAACCTAGGAATCGTGACACCAAATGTTGGAGGTGTCAAGGAGTTGGGCATATTGCAAGTCAATGTCCAAACCCAAGGACCATGCTTGTCCTACCAAATGGAGACATTGTCACTGATGATGAAGAGGAGGATTACAAGGACATGCCTCCCttggttgaagaggaagatgagatAGAGGAAGTTCCAACTCAAGACAAAGTTGGATTGGTAGCAAGAAGGGCCCTAGCTACGCAAGCTAGTAAGGATGAGCTTCAACGTGACAACATCTTTTACACTAGGTGCCATGTGACCAACAAGGTATGCAGCTTGGTGATTGACCCCGGAAGTTGCACTAATGTTGCTAGTgcattgatggtggagaaactaagCTTGCCAACTAGTGAGCACCCCCGTCCCTACAAGCTTCAGTGGTTAAACAACAGTGGAGAG gagtaTCAAGACGTCTTTCCTGAGGATATACCTACTGGTTTGCCTCCATTAaggggaattgaacatcaaattgatttcattcctggATCTTCCCTTCCAAACAAGGCACCATATAGAACCAATCCTGAGGAAACCAAGGAGCAACAACGACAAGTGGAGGAATTGCTTAGTAAGGGTTGGATTCAAGAGAGTCTAAGCCCTTGTGCTGTACCAGTTCTACTTGttccaaagaaagatggaggatgGAGAATGTGCACTGATTGTAGGGCAATTAATGCCATCACGGTAAAGTACCGCCATCCCATACCTC GTATTGGAGCTGTTCTACTCCAAGAGGGTCGCCCGGTTGCCTACTTTAGCGAAAAATTGAATGGAGCTGCTCTCAACTACTCCACCTATGATAAGGAGCTAATGGCCTTGGTACGGGCTCTCCAAACATGGCAACATTACCTACGCCCTCGTGAGTTTGTCTTGCACACCGACCATGAGTCGCTCAAGCATATCAAATCCCAAGACAAGTTGAGTAAGCGACATGCACGATGGATTACATTCATTGACAGTTTTACCTTTGTGATCAAATACAAGGCAGGTAagacgaatgtagtggctgatgcactcTCGAGAAGGCATACCCTTATCATTACattagatgctaagttgcttgggTTTGAATTCCTTAAAGAATTTTATGCAACTGACTCGgattttggtgagatttttAACTCTTTGCCACGACACTCTCGTGAGCATTATTTCATCTTTCAGGGGTTCTTATACTACAAAGACAAGCTTTGCATTCCCAGGAGCTCCATGCGCACGCTTCTAGTCAGGGAAGCTCATGGAGGTGGTTTAATGGGGCATTTTGGCATTGCCAAGACCTTGATGATTCTCCAAGAGCATTTCTTCTGGCCCCGCATGAGGAGTGACGTGGAAAGGCACATTGAAAGGTGTGTGACTTGTCACCAGGCAAAATCAAAGGTACACCCTTATGGTCTCTATACACCTTTGCCTATTCCACATGCACCATGGGTTGATCTGTCgatggattttgtgcttggtcTACCTAGGACTAGAAAAGGACATGATTCAATCTATGTGGTAGTTGACCGTTTCTCcaaaatggctcattttattccttgtctCAAAACAGATGACGCTAAGCATGTTGCAGATTTATTCTTTCGTGAGATAGTTAGATTACATGGCATGCCTCGCACTATTGTGTCTGATAGGGACGCCAAATTCcttagctatttttggaaaactttgtggtgtAAACTAGGTACTAAATTActattttctacttctagccacccacaaactgatggtcaaACCGAAGTGGTTAATAGGACTTTATCCACCCTATTGCGTGCCATtattaaaaagaacattaaatcttgggaagacTGCTTACCACATGTGGAATTTGCTTACAATCGCACTGTTCATTCTGCTACACATTATTCGCCGTTTGAAATTGTGTATGGCTTTAACCCTCTCACACCTTTGGATTTAACTCCTTTACCTGTTCATGAGAGAGTTAACTTGGATGGTAAGAATAAAGCTGCATATGTACGTGAGCTACACACTAAGGTGCGAGCCAACATCGAGAAGCGTACACTTCAGTACATCCAAAGTGCCAATAAGGGGCGCCGCCAGATGGTCTTTGAGCCTGGCGATTGGGTATGGATACACATGCGCAAAGAGAGGTTCCCAGTCAAAAGGCGTAGTAAGCTACTTCCACGGGGAGATGGTCCATTCCAAGTCCTGGAGCGTATaaatgacaatgcttacaaacttGAACTTCCAGGTGAGTATGGG ACGATGAgtttgatttga